The sequence below is a genomic window from Trichosurus vulpecula isolate mTriVul1 chromosome 5, mTriVul1.pri, whole genome shotgun sequence.
ACATTTCCCAAAGCCCCCGGGCACTCTATGGCCGGCCGTATCAAAAACTTTCAGGAGGACCGGACCCCCGGTGAGACCCCAACCTGCCTTCCTGACTGAAATGGAACAGCACCTAAATActgggaacacacacacacgcaaacacgCACGCACACGGGAGTTTGGGCaggttcctttccttctctgggcctcagtttcccagttgtaaaatgaaaggataagGTTAGGGAGTATGACAATCTTAAAGAAAGTCCTTAAAGGTCCAAGATAGTAAGGAAGGCATTACCCCCACTCGCCACCCCAATAGGCAGGGAACAGATCTGCCACACCCTCACCTCCCCGGCCCAACCGGCTCTCCTCGCCCTCCTTGTGCCCCAGGCCCGGCGGCCTACACGGTTCCCCCGCTCCTCGGCTGCCGTCTGATCCATAAGGTTTCGGCTCCCACTTACTCCATCTGTGGCCGAAGTGCTGTGGGCAGCTTCTGCCAAGACCTGAGCAAGGTGGGGACGTAGGGGGACAGTACCGGGCAGGGCGGGGCCTAATGGgatgaaaggaaagggaggagaggagagagcgaGAAGTACCGCTCGGTGGTAAGATCTGAAACGCCACACCCCCGGCCCTGCAGACCCCGGGCCCCTGTGCTTATCACGAGGTGAATCCCGGTGTGTACAAGACCAAGGCACCACAGTATACGATGCAGCCCCGCACTTCCCTGCCGCAAGACAACACGGTGAAGCCTGGTCCAGCAGCTTACCATCCTCACAAGGTGGGGGCTGGGAATCTCAAGCTGAGGGCGGGGGAACAgctgactggggggggggggagggggacagatggagtgaaaagggagaaagaaggggagggaaagagaaagggagggagggaggagaaaaggagagagggagggagaaagggagggagagaggggagggagggagggagggaaagggagatgggagagagagagagagagagagagagagagagagagagagagagagagagagagagcgctactgatagagacaaagagaaaaagccGGGGGGAGACAGCAGAGGACTCGGAGAAATGTGGGAGCAAGGGCCCTCAGAAAGGTGGAGTATTCAGGGAAAATTAGGAGGCGTCGAGAGAGGTTCCCAACCTCTGCTTCAAGAGAACTCGGAGAGATGTGAGAACGGGAGAAAGGTTCAAAGAGATCCGGACTCTTAGGGCCCAGGGGCCTCCGAAAGGTGAAGGGCTCAGGGCGCTCAGAGGCCTGGCGAGGGGGGCGTGGTGGTGGGGAACGCCTGCTCagctctccctcttccctgcAGTATCGCCAAGCGCCTGGTCCCTCTTTCGGGATCCGCCACTCTGAATACGAGGCCCCGCTTATCGTGGAACCGCAGGATTAATCCCTGGGAGGCCGGGCAGGCGCGACCCCACAAAGATATGTCCCGTAAAGCCTCCTGGCCCAGCCCTGCCTCTGTCCGTTTGTCCGGCCGCCCCCATCCCCCTGAGCGTCCGCGTGTGTGGCTGTGGCCGCCGCCTCCCTTCTGTTGGCATAAAGCAGGCCCCTGGCGGGCCCCAGACTATACTCCCTTTTTCTCAGGTCCCGGGCAGCAGTGCCCCGACCGCCCTTGCAGCTGGATTCGgagcctgtctgtctgtctgtctgtctgtgtgcctGTGATCCCGTGCCGGAATAAACCTCGACCTCTATGTGCTGCTCCTTCATCCCCTCGGCCTGAGCTAGCAGACATTCTATCAGCCCCAGGGCCCGCCAGGCCCACTACGGGAAAGAAAAACGAACTGCTCTTCTGGTTCCATTTGGGCCCCACCTGACTCAGGCTTTGACCCCACCCACAAGCAATCGCCCCTGCAAAGTGGAGAGTCCAATTAGGAAGCCCTGAGTCTAGCAGagggatgggggttggggggggggggtcgagGAGTAAAAGCCTTTCCTGGGCTCTCTTTTCCCTGCTGTGTCCCTCAGTCCCACCCTGGCCCAGACCGGCCTTCAGGTTTGTTTGAGAAGTTGACCATGCGTTTAGCATAAAGACTGTTGGGTCAGATGGTAGGGGTAGGAAGGGGAGACGGAAGTGTTCCACATGCCGAAGGACTTGAGAGCTTTGTCTGGAGGTTTCGATCACACCTCTAACACTCCTTATATGACTCTCTTACCTCAGCTTCTTTCttggtaaaatgaagatgataaccCAGCACTATCTCCAGAACTGTGAGCAAAGTGTTCTTCAAATCCAGGAGCCCCATACATGTTATCCTTACCCTTCAGGTGTTTTAATGCCCTGGAGCTAGGCCCCACTTCTATGATCTTGAGCATCTGGGGTGCCTGCTGTCTGCCTCCCACTGGGCCAGGGGATACAAGAGAGGCAACTCTTTTACAAAAGGCTTACAGTCTTCTGTTCTAAAAGAGGGGCACTTAGGCCACATCAGCAGGCTAGTCAGGGAATAGCAGGAGGCAGTCCTATTGGGGTGAGGGCCAATCCAAAGAGCCCCACTGTGGGAGGGCAGAGTACCACGGACAGGACCCTCTGTGAGCCTCCAGCTATAACCCCCAACCCCAACGCCTGTCTCTGCTAACACAAGCAGCCTACTAGTGGGGCACACAAATAACCTTCAGACCTGTCGTATCAGTGACACTGGTGATTCAGGGGAAAGCCAAGGGCATCTGGGAATGCGCCTGGGCTGTACCCAGCTCATCCactttcccctccaccccctggAAACAAACGAAGCTTGTTTGCAGCATTCAGATCTCTCCAGGACTCAGACCGAGCAGCAGTTGCTTGGCAGAGGGTACACTAGTCTCTGACTCAGAAATCTTGGATGCAAATTCAAGGTCTGCTGCTTACTAATGTAGAGCCCTAGCTAAATCCTTTCCTATCTTGGGATCCCAATTTCCTCCTTAATAAAGTGACTGCAGAATGACTCGACCCACAGATTCATTCTGAGTAACCCTTTTATTGAGGACTTAGATAAAGGAATGTTCAACCAATCTGGGAATGATTCAAAGCTGGACAGAAGAGGGATGCATTGGATGAGAGGGGCCAAGGCTTCTACCCTAACAGGCTTCCTTGACCGGCTAGAGGGTGTGACTTAGCCTAGtgattgtttttctatttttttttcatagagataaatgtaaagttttacattTGGGttgaaaataaaatctatttcaaCACAACATACCAGAGGCTGTCTGACGACGGGAAAGGACAGAGAGACTcttacctccttattcctggaagctctaGCCTCTCAGTGTAGCCCAAGATCATCCCATTGGTTTTTTTAACTGCTACAACACTGTCAAGCTTGCTGCCCACTAAGCCCCTCAGATCTTTCTCCCCACACAAACTGCTATCTAACCATGCCTTTCCCGTCATGTTTGTGAAGTCAGCATTTTGGAACCTGAATAGAAGACTTGACTGCAATAGCTAGGGTGGAGAATGTGTGCTAAACGTTCAAATGGTAGTAGATAAAGCTACCTTGTATAGGTGTCCCTACATCATGCTCTCACAGAAACAAGCAGCCATCAGTCGATCACATAGCCCACAGAGGGAGACAAAGGACATTGTTTGGTCACTAAGAGCACACTGATTGACTGCCCATGAGTAATCTGCTTCATCAGAGCTCTGGCCTCTGGCCCCAACTTGGCAATATGatctagcatttatttttaaaatttttaattaatactTTGTTTCTTACATCGCCATAGTTATCCTGAGTAACCTTTCCTCTCCCAGAGAGTCGTCCCAGacgacaaataatattttttaagagaggaaaaaacaagTCAGCACCATTAATCCATACACAGAAAAGTCCAAAAACACGTGCCATGtttaacacctgtggacctcctaTCTCCATGTAGAAGTAGGTTGGAGGTGGCCTCTCTCTTCATTCCAGTCCTGCTTGGGCTTTagaatttcattaatttccttttgattttttttttggtgtgtcattGCTCCTTCCGTTTCGGTTGTCGTGGTTACCATGTagattattttcttggctctgctaacttccctctgcctcagttaatataggtcttttcatgcttctctgcattcatcacacacatcatttcttacagaacagtgGTATTCCACTGTATTCATGTACAACAATTTGTTGAGCCACTCTCCAGTTGAGGAGCATCTGCCAGATTTCCAGTTCCTTGttttctatcacaaaaagtgctgctatgttTTAGTATATAGGCGAATTTTGTTcctatcaatggcttccttggggtataagctcagtaatggacattttagttactttatttgaataataccattgctttccagaatgattgtaccatttcacagctccaccaacaatgtactagtGTGCCTATCCCTACACAACTCCTCCGACATTGATGGTTGCCGTTGTGTGTCGtgtttgccaatttgcagggtgtgaTGTGAAATCTCAGGGTGGTTTTGATtcgcatttattttattattagtgatttggagtatttttttcatgtggttgtcaatactttgcaattctttggAGAAcgatttgttcatatcctttgaccgatatatatatatatatatgtatatatatatatatatatatatatgtaaatcatATATAATCACACCATATATAGTCATTATCATACAAACCCTTATCtagcatttattttttgaatgtggTCGATGATTTCATCGGTCTGCACAGCTTCTGCCGAGGGATTTTCTCCGCCAACACAGGGCAGCACTTTCTCAGCAACTTCAGGTGAAGTGATGCAATGAAGATTAGTACTGTTGTGGTAACTAGCACTTCCACACTCCTGTTATGCATGTAAAGCACTTCAGAGATATTTCAGTGGATCCtcactgttattatccccattttagaggtgaggaaactgtggcagcagaggctaagggacttgcccaagggtcactcggtaagtatctgaggcaggatttgaactcagatcttcctgacttcatgtgcAGCACTCTAGCCATttctccagagtcacatagccagtacggGTCAGAATAGAGACTAacccggtcttcctgactctgaagccagctttgTTGCCTCCCGTAATCTACCCCTCAAAAACAA
It includes:
- the ODF3B gene encoding outer dense fiber protein 3B isoform X1, whose product is MDNNLWVGSWRPHRPRGPIAALYTGPGPKYQLPPSTGYKMHDPSRFRAPAYTFGTKIPPHNVTCGPGPGHLIPQRMTVRGPDGGPAFSIYGRPRDCRLFRTPGPGRYFPERATHLTFPKAPGHSMAGRIKNFQEDRTPGPAAYTVPPLLGCRLIHKVSAPTYSICGRSAVGSFCQDLSKTPGPCAYHEVNPGVYKTKAPQYTMQPRTSLPQDNTVKPGPAAYHPHKVGAGNLKLRYRQAPGPSFGIRHSEYEAPLIVEPQD
- the ODF3B gene encoding outer dense fiber protein 3B isoform X2 — translated: MDNNLWVGSWRPHRPRGPIAALYTGPGPKYQLPPSTGYKMHDPSRFRAPAYTFGTKIPPHNVTCGPGPGHLIPQRMTVRGPDGGPAFSIYGRPRDCRLFRTPGPGRYFPERATHLTFPKAPGHSMAGRIKNFQEDRTPGPAAYTVPPLLGCRLIHKVSAPTYSICGRSAVGSFCQDLSKTPGPCAYHEVNPGVYKTKAPQYTMQPRTSLPQDNTVKPGPAAYHPHKYRQAPGPSFGIRHSEYEAPLIVEPQD